The DNA window AGACAGACATACACATAGCCAACTGGGGCAGGAAATTTGCTGAGACAGAAATTATACGAGCCGAGAGAAGCCTGATACCTCATCTCTCGACCACAGCCTCAGACCGCTACGAAAATCTGCTCAATCAAAACCCTGCGCTGCTAAACCGCATCCCACTCGAAAAGCTCGCGTCATACCTCGGCATAACGCCGCCGTATTAGAGGGAAATTAGGACGGAAGCAAGGCTAATGGGATTCGGAAATATTAGGATTATTGAATCTTTTGATGTCTTCATTACTGGGCCGGGAATGACAGGCAATCCGTCGTATCTTTGACGACCTTTTTTATTCTACCGATGTATAAATCTCGTGATTTATCACTAATTTTGCATCATGTCGAAAAAGATAGGCCACCGGACTTGCAAGGCTATCATAGAAATCGGTAGGTTTATGGTAAAGAAAACAGTTGTTTTAGGTTTATGTCTGACAGGCTCAATGGGAACTGCCATTGCGGAAGTCGTAGGCGACAGCATAGCTTCCGAGCAGCTCAAAGAAGTTATCGTCGTCGGTAACTCTGCGCGCCAGCGTATCGGCAACACACGACTTGGCTCAGAACGGCTCGAAATGTCAAAAATAATGCAGGTTCCAGCCTTTGGTGGTGAAGCTGATATCATAAGGTCAATCACTTTGCTTCCCGGCGTGCGCAGCGAGAGAGACGGTGGTGGCGGATTCGAGGTCAGAGGCGGCAACGCCTACCAGAATCTTGTCCTGCTTGACGGTATATCACTCTACAACCCGGCTCACGTAATGGGCATATTCTCCACATTCAACGAAAATGCCCTCGGTGGCGCAACGCTCCACAAAGGGCCGCTACCGGCAATGTATGGCAACGCCACTTCCTCTGTGCTTGAAACTACCCTCGCCCCCGGTGACATGGAAAAATATCACTGTTCAGCAACTATCGGCATACTTGTAGCAAAGATTATGGCCGAAGGACCAATCGTAAAAGACAAACTATCTTTTGCGGTCAATGCACGGCGCTCATACGTGGATGCCTTCTTAAAGATGATTCCCCAATACAGCAGCACCGTCATGAACTTCTATGATGTGTCAGCAAAACTGCGTTACCGCATTTCTTCGGATTATTTGCTTGACGGCTCGTTTTTCATCAGCCGCGACAACATGGCGGTCGCCGACCTGATGGGAATGTACTGGGGCAATCTCGGAGGTTCACTAAACTGGACAGCCATGAAGGGTGATAATCTTTCGTTCAAGACAACAGTAGCGCTGACCCACTTCAACCCGAAAATGGGCGCTGATATAATGGACATGAACGAGACAATGTGGACCTATATCCATAATTATTCGTTAAACGAGAAGATAAACTGCCGTATTGCTGAAGGTCAAGGACTGGAGTTTGGACTCCGGTCTGAGCTTCTGAAAGTAAAATCTGCCGAATGGGAGCTAATGGCCTCTCGCGAACGGGAAATACGGTCGCTCTGGGAAAACTCCGCTTGGACTGAATACTCAGGCTCGTTTGCCGAAAAATTTGATGTCACCGCAGGTCTACGTCTCAACGTTTCATCCACACTTTCGCAAAGCCGGTTTCATAAGTTACAGACCACAAGCCAGACCACCGATCAATCTGACGACGGCAAAACCTACATAGAAGTCGAACCCCGTATAAATCTGAAATACGACATCACGCACCTCCACAACGTTAAGGCGGGGTTCGGCGTATCGACGCAGAATCTTCACGCTATA is part of the Duncaniella dubosii genome and encodes:
- a CDS encoding TonB-dependent receptor plug domain-containing protein codes for the protein MSKKIGHRTCKAIIEIGRFMVKKTVVLGLCLTGSMGTAIAEVVGDSIASEQLKEVIVVGNSARQRIGNTRLGSERLEMSKIMQVPAFGGEADIIRSITLLPGVRSERDGGGGFEVRGGNAYQNLVLLDGISLYNPAHVMGIFSTFNENALGGATLHKGPLPAMYGNATSSVLETTLAPGDMEKYHCSATIGILVAKIMAEGPIVKDKLSFAVNARRSYVDAFLKMIPQYSSTVMNFYDVSAKLRYRISSDYLLDGSFFISRDNMAVADLMGMYWGNLGGSLNWTAMKGDNLSFKTTVALTHFNPKMGADIMDMNETMWTYIHNYSLNEKINCRIAEGQGLEFGLRSELLKVKSAEWELMASREREIRSLWENSAWTEYSGSFAEKFDVTAGLRLNVSSTLSQSRFHKLQTTSQTTDQSDDGKTYIEVEPRINLKYDITHLHNVKAGFGVSTQNLHAIRSSATSFPFDRYALTSATVKPERSQQYGIGYSGMTGNGAFDWSVESYYRTIDNVYDYKDGKSSFSDIMIENIILGGRGRSYGAEFMFRKNTGRLTGWVSYTISRTETKIPGINDDRWYNATNDRCHDFSLTAIYRLTDRWNLSSSWIFMSGQPLTAPDVKYEIGGETCYYYSKRNAYMAPPTHRLDLSAKYTHIGKHLTYEWAFGIYNTYCRYNPYVVYFEDDSSKPSGTRAVLHAMYGLVPSVSYTLKF